Proteins from a single region of Theileria parva strain Muguga chromosome 1, complete sequence, whole genome shotgun sequence:
- the rpoA gene encoding RNA polymerase Rpb3/RpoA insert domain protein, whose translation MQNVLIFNFIIVLYIFKSNATYRNKNFIRRFKPDSQFLPYLYITNSHTIANSHSISNFQTISNSHTISNFQNIPTFNNISSVKIDKFDILRGVKNVKFGVRTFTVLTALNPENAELHPAVLSPVESKLTPEELENLKKKGLIDGNTNTWRNWHIISKGEWPDIGPRVLPGMEKNLKITEPYALRKPLKYWGFMRGIESNVLSYPILYEYYKDMGNIPVHEHGGNNPLFNPLLFQPTYTMEKDRCGLFYDDARLFEGWINANHDTPTKVKEASDLIRIPDTGRLYQKFYMGPYPVTMGWTIGSLLKVMTQSRCPGHAVVAVKIHNMNKDTTVNGVADDLLNIALNLKMVSLQTLEYGKEARVRTVIKGPAMLCAGALEWPSFVKLCNPECYITKLEEGAELDLEIKIEWGRGFWMADSKGLYRLEEGANSLCHKRRDIKEVKEEGFYPTSCVFGGCRMIRLAVHKLMGQRWCSLTYTCPDPMDQLVVEIWTDVSTTPKHVLEFGLSEVIAWLTEFKRQVSHDVDFEHEDEQLKDIWEKIDKYGSMKHRQELMGGPPVVPLHETDAIPNLRQEDCQYVNPGDHTKIPQANFSLPNSGPHSPELDSLQWLAEELQAEEYNEKSEINAKNFEKFIPKPVEDTFENKDIDLLPVNSDIISSLRMSGFNVMADLMDYSVEELSHFPNLSIESAKIIKNFLTEHKSSS comes from the exons ATGCAAAATGtcttaatatttaattttattattgttttatatattttcaaGTCAAACGCGACTTATCgcaataaaaattttatcagaAGGTTCAAACCAGATTCACAATTTTTAccttatttatacattacCAATTCACACACTATTGCCAATTCTCACAGTATTTCTAATTTTCAAACTATTTCTAATTCTCACACTATTTCcaattttcaaaatattcCCACTTTCAACAATATTTCCagtgtaaaaatagataaatttgacATATTAAGgggtgtaaaaaatgtgaagTTTGGAGTCAGAACGTTCACTGTGTTAACGGCGCTGAATCCTGAGAATGCCGAGTTACACCCTGCGGTTTTAAGTCCCGTGGAGTCCAAATTAACACCCGAAGAACTTGAAAATCTTAAAAAAAAAGGCCTCATTGATGGCAACACAAACACCTGGAGGAACTGGCACATCATCTCCAAAG GGGAATGGCCTGACATTGGCCCTAGGGTACTCCCGGGAATGGAAAAAAACCTTAAAATCACCGAGCCCTACGCTCTCAGAAAACCTCTCAAATACTGGGGATTCATGCGAGGAATC GAGAGTAACGTGTTATCGTATCCTATATTGTATGAGTATTATAAGGACATGGGTAATATTCCTGTGCATGAGCATGGTGGGAATAACCCTTTGTTTAACCCGCTTTTGTTCCAGCCCACTTACACTATGGAAAAGGACCGGTGCGGTCTATTCTACGACGACGCACGGCTATTCGAAGGATGGATCAACGCAAACCACGATACACCAACCAAAGTCAAAGAAGCATCCGATCTCATCAGGATACCCGATACAG GAAGGTTGTATCAGAAGTTTTACATGGGTCCGTACCCGGTGACGATGGGTTGGACCATAGGTTCACTTTTGAAGGTTATGACTCAGTCCCGGTGCCCAGGCCACGCCGTCGTCGCTGttaaaatacataatatGAACAAGGACACTACTGTTAACGGCGTCGCCGATGACCTTCTTAACATCGCACTCAACCTTAAAATG GTTTCGTTACAGACGTTGGAGTATGGAAAGGAGGCTAGGGTGAGAACGGTGATTAAGGGTCCGGCAATGTTATGTGCCGGTGCATTAGAATGGCCCTCATTTGTTAAGCTTTGTAATCCTGAGTGTTACATCACTAAGCTAGAAGAAGGCGCTGAACTCGATcttgaaattaaaatcgaATGGGGACGAGGCTTCTGGATGGCCGATTCCAAAG GATTGTATAGACTTGAGGAGGGAGCAAATTCATTATGTCACAAGCGACGAGACATAAAAGAAGTTAAGGAGGAAGGGTTTTATCCCACCAGTTGTGTCTTTGGCGGGTGCAGAATGATACGACTTGCCGTACATAAACTCATGGGACAACGATGGTGCTCACT AACGTATACGTGTCCTGATCCTATGGACCAGTTGGTGGTTGAAATTTGGACGGACGTGTCAACTACTCCGAAACACGTGTTAGAGTTCGGATTATCTGAGGTTATCGCATGGCTTACCGAGTTTAAACGCCAAGTTTCACACGATGTCGACTTCGAACACGAAGACGAACAACTCAAAG ATATATGGGAAAAGATTGATAAGTATGGTTCTATGAAGCATAGACAGGAGCTGATGGGTGGTCCACCGGTAGTTCCTCTGCATGAGACTGATGCCATACCTAACCTGAGACAAGAAGATTGTCAATATGTAAACCCAGGGGATCATACCAAAATACCACAAGCGAACTTCTCACTTCCCAATTCAGGACCACAC agTCCTGAATTGGACAGTTTGCAGTGGTTGGCGGAAGAGCTTCAGGCTGAGGAGTACAACGAAAAGTCTGAGATAAACGCCAAGAACTTTGAGAAGTTTATACCCAAACCCGTAGAGGACACctttgaaaataaagataTTGATCTTTTACCAGTTAATTCTGACATCATTTCCTCACTCAGAATG TCTGGATTCAATGTGATGGCTGATTTAATGGATTACTCAGTGGAGGAACTATCGCATTTCCCAAACTTATCAATTGAATCTGccaaaatcattaaaaacTTTCTAACCGAACATAAATCATCTTCATAA
- the UBA2 gene encoding ThiF family protein translates to MLSEYYEYLSDVSVLLVGAGGIGCELIKTLLLTGVKKLTIVDMDTVDVSNLNRQFLYLPEHVNKYKAEVARIRALELNPKTEVKSLVCDVNSWEPSDLTPFDVVLNALDNIKARSHINYCCIQSRVPLIESGSTGYNGQVYPIVKDMTKCYECDPLPKTSSIPVCSIRQIPEKPTHCIAWARMLYQLLFGTPDNNNLLTDLSVPTLPDLSNLDDKAVVDYLNKIFDFLFNSEVKSLQKMEEVWANRDPPKPIKHQFTLKRKASQIDKNSEYDLNSEDTRGRNKFVVLGMEELLDQFSTSVEAILNNPETLGSLVFSKNDQVCMDFVSSAANLRMINFGIKPLSTWDVQSIAGAIVPAIAATNAIVASFQVVQLLHLLKFLKSNNTLDSHCKKVWIKSSVMGSNPLVRGKLSQPELLEPPNPKCTTCQQKSYKVKIKSLDLTLHEFVKSVLSESMGLEMVSVDFNLSNIYDGEEFEDDPEYAESVKKNSLAFYGLANNSILTVTDLNGDSQFELVLKLDNTLKSNFLVL, encoded by the exons ATGTTGAGTGAGTATTATGAATATTTGAGTGATGTGTCTGTGTTATTGGTGGGAGCCGGTGGTATAGGTTGCGAGTTGATAAAAACGCTGCTATTGACTGGTGTGAAGAAGTTGACAATTGTTGACATGGACACAGTTGACGTGTCCAACTTGAATCGGCAGTTTCTGTACCTTCCAGAACATGTGAACAAGTACAAGGCTGAAGTCGCCCGCATTCGGGCACTGGAACTTAACCCTAAAACAGAGGTGAAATCACTAGTCTGCGACGTTAACTCTTGGGAACCCAGTGATCTAACCCCGTTCGACGTCGTACTCAACGCTCTAGACAATATCAAAGCCAGATCACACATCAACTACTGCTGCATACAGTCAC GAGTCCCGTTGATAGAATCGGGGAGTACGGGATACAATGGTCAGGTGTATCCTATAGTGAAGGATATGACAAAATGTTACGAGTGTGATCCTTTGCCAAAGACGAGTTCAATTCCGGTGTGTTCAATTCGTCAGATTCCTGAGAAGCCAACACATTGTATAGCGTGGGCTAGAATGCTATACCAGCTCCTGTTTGGCACACCGGACAATAATAACTTGTTAACAGACCTGTCAGTTCCGACATTACCTGACTTGAGTAACCTAGACGACAAAGCCGTAGTTGACTATTTGAATAAGATCTTTGACTTTCTGTTCAATTCCGAGGTTAAATCTTTACAGAAAATGGAAGAGGTTTGGGCTAATCGGGACCCGCCAAAACCCATCAAACACCAATTCACACTCAAACGTAAGGCCAGtcaaattgataaaaattcgGAATACGATTTAAATTCTGAAGATACCAGGGGTAGGAACAAGTTTGTGGTGTTGGGGATGGAAGAGTTACTTGACCAGTTTTCCACCAGCGTTGAGGcaatattaaataaccCTGAAACGTTAGGATCACTTGTATTCTCAAAAAATGACCAAGTTTGTATGGATTTTGTCTCCTCTGCGGCTAACTTGAGGATGATCAACTTTGGCATTAAGCCGCTGAGCACTTGGGATGTACAGTCAATTGCAGGGGCAATTGTACCCGCAATCGCCGCCACCAACGCCATAGTCGCGTCATTTCAAGTCGTACAACTCCTACACCTTCTCAAATTCCTCAAATCAAACAACACCCTAGACTCCCATTGCAAAAAG GTTTGGATAAAATCGAGTGTGATGGGGTCAAACCCGTTGGTTAGGGGTAAGTTATCGCAGCCTGAATTGTTAGAACCGCCAAACCCAAAGTGTACAACATGTCAGCAGAAGTCctataaagttaaaataaagtCCCTAGATCTAACGTTACATGAATTTGTTAAGTCAGTGTTATCGGAGTCCATGGGACTTGAAATGGTCAGTGTTGATTTTAACCTCAGTAACATTTACGACGGAGAGGAGTTTGAGGATGATCCTGAGTACGCAGAGTCTGTAAAGAAGAACAGTCTGGCCTTTTACGGCCTTGCAAATAATTCCATTCTCACAGTCACTGATTTGAACGGAGACTCACAATTCGAACTTGTTCTCAAACTTGACAATACATTaaaatctaattttttagttcTCTAA
- the smc6 gene encoding RecF/RecN/SMC N terminal domain protein, which produces MHLNSTPKRRRLNPSEPGIQPGRSIPPEFENTSGKIIKVTLFNFLNHAHLTFSCSPYLNLIFGRNGQGKSAIVQAIALCFGATGHSVGRDTNLNRYIKDYHLKNGPNCAKIELYISNSGPNSYEPEVYGDVIILSRTIYKNGSTYYLASSLIKKSPVDRKTLNQYLRQIKININNPTTYMDQEMCKSFFFQSSSHSFYKYYSSCAGLDKMEEKINSEKKNLEDCKAELRIRKKVLEPDKQKLEQLSKQIESFEEKLNEWKSAKESYKLALYRESVEDYETAKTKYEKQKHNNPTEQIKEKEELISELNTQLSQLKTEINNLTTSSMELKDKIRTASDSVSICEDSIKEMKSSMISLESNITQVENDIKKLKTDDKADTNSKTELEQLKKELQFMSDEYERLEEDHQSLMSELTSYEEANNEIDSQMKQIDADLEELRRDYETVKSNDTNTFLTSRFMLYKYNPEHVRETIQKMKSSSLFRYEPIGPVGEYLRVVQSVPWKVLPIVERHLKKFLFNWVVHTEQDRIALQKILVDSGCDSNSIYITKTNLFTRETDSIEKAQREVSEVGFNSVILNFLDVNEIPKVLLSIMIDSFNISKTAICKDETEMLSVLKDEKMKITAAYSINNVDFGKRVNGALFLTPAYDKNPFHYRFVRYSCQDADTLYDLKQRMSDLKARETTIKRYSKELHTKLMSNKRKIISTNNKINSINNRKTELITEKTKLEADLNSQIEINQLLNNNEGVDEVANLRTKYAEQLDSLKKQMTEFEDKLDVVFKDKMSHEENMRTLNTSLESILENISNKRMESNKTQTSINNCKNEIKQFLRESINYNNVLNDCLNSMNEAEKQLKKCESDLRESGIDYSGELPPKKSQEYLRIMNTSREILSSIVNSSTGIENYLETLRVKYSEAEESLNDKMSKLLETQNNYSRHKTNYASRLKLFDEYRLRMERLAKAVFKSTLDSVCGYDGNLIFNDLNRTLDVHIHNKQQSYEKAHVARDLKTLSGGEQSSIQLSMIHSLASLSYSPLHMFDEIDVYMDESTRIKNVNAIVAFANDNRDRQFFLLTPHMEFARHVSESHPHITKLFNVSKT; this is translated from the exons atgCATCTGAATTCTACACCTAAGAGAAGAAGGCTAAATCCAAGCGAGCCGGGAATCCAACCAGGACGATCCATTCCGCCAG AATTCGAAAATACGTCTGGAAAAATCATCAAAGTCACACTGTTCAACTTTCTGAACCATGCACATCTGACCTTCAGCTGCTCGCCGTATCTTAACTTAATTTTCGGAAGAAACGGGC AGGGGAAAAGCGCCATTGTGCAGGCCATAGCACTGTGCTTTGGAGCTACAGGCCACTCCGTTGGCCGTGATACCAACCTAAATCGCTACATCAAAGATTATCACCTCAAAAACGGACCCAA TTGTGCTAAGATTGAGCTGTACATATCGAACAGTGGTCCAAATAGTTATGAGCCAGAGGTTTACGGCGATGTTATTATCCTATCAAG AACAATTTACAAGAACGGGTCCACGTATTATCTGGCCAGTTCACTGATTAAGAAATCACCAGTTGATCGTAAAACACTAAATCAATACCTAAGAcagattaaaattaac ATAAATAATCCTACAACGTACATGGACCAGGAGATGTGTAAATCGTTCTTTTTCCAGTCAAGTTCTCACAGTTTTTACAAATACTACAGCTCATGCGCTGGACTAGAC AAAATGGAAGAGAAGATTAACTCTGAGAAAAAGAACTTAGAGGACTGTAAGGCTGAGTTGAGGATAAGGAAAAAGGTCCTGGAGCCTGATAAGCAGAAGCTGGAACAGCTTTCGAAGCAAATTGAGTCTTTTgaagaaaaattaaacgaGTGGAAATCAGCAAAAGAGTCGTACAAATTAGCCTTGTATAGAGAGTCGGTGGAAGATTACGAGACTGCCAAGACGAAATATGAGAAACAGAAACATAACAACCCAACTGAACAGATTAAGGAAAAGGAAGAGTTAATTTCAGAGTTGAATACACAACTAAGTCAGCTTAAAACTGAAATTAATAATCTTACAACCAGCTCCATGGAACTCAAGGATAAAATCAGAACCGCCTCAGACTCCGTTTCCATCTGTGAAGACTCAATTAAAGA GATGAAGTCGTCGATGATATCACTGGAGTCTAACATAACTCAAGTTGAAAATGACATTAAAAAGCTCAAAACTGat GACAAAGCTGACACTAATTCCAAAACCGAACTTGAACAACTCAAAAAG GAGTTGCAATTTATGAGTGACGAATATGAAAGGTTGGAGGAGGATCACCAGTCGCTGATGTCGGAATTAACATCGTATGAGGAGGCTAACAATGAAATTGACTCACAAATG AAACAAATCGACGCGGATTTGGAGGAACTGAGACGTGACTATGAGACTGTCAAATCCAACGATACAAACACATTTTTGACCTCAAGATTCATGCTATACAAGTACAAT CCTGAGCATGTTCGGGAAACTATACAGAAGATGAAATCGTCAAGCTTATTCAGATATGAACCCATAGGCCCAGTAG GAGAATATTTGAGAGTTGTCCAGTCAGTGCCGTGGAAAGTCTTACCAATAGTTGAAAGacatttgaaaaaatttcTTTTCAACTGGGTAGTTCACACAGAACAAGATCGAATCGCACTACAG AAAATCCTGGTTGATAGTGGGTGTGATAGTAACAGTATATACATAACAAAGACGAACTTGTTTACAAGAGAGACGGACTCGATAGAAAAGGCCCAGAGGGAGGTGAGTGAGGTAGGATTTAACtctgtaattttaaattttctgGACGTAAATGAGATCCCGAAAGTGCTCCTCAGCATCATGATCGACTCCTTTAACATTTCAAAAACGGCAATTTGTAAAGATGAAACAGAAATGTTATCAGTGTTAAAGGAcgaaaaaatgaaaatcaCAGCTGCATACAGTATTAATAACGTTGATTTTGGAAAAAGAGTTAACGGAGCACTGTTTCTCACTCCAGCTTATGATAAGAATCCGTTCCACTACCGCTTCGTTAGGTACTCATGTCAAGACGCGGATACTCTATATGACCTCAAACAAAGAATGTCAGATCTTAAAGCTAGAGAAACTACCATTAAACGATATTCCAAGGAACTTCACACTAAACTGATGTCGAATAAACGGAAAATCATCTctactaataataaaatcaacTCCATTAACAATAGGAAAACAGAACTCATAACTGAAAAAACTAAACTTGAAGCAGACTTAAACTCACAAATCGAAATTAACCAACTTTTAAACAAT AATGAGGGGGTTGACGAGGTGGCGAATTTGAGAACTAAGTACGCTGAACAGTTGGACTCACTTAAGAAGCAGATGACCGAATTTGAAGACAAACTTGACGTTGTTTTTAAGGATAAAATGTCTCACGAGGAGAATATGAGGACACTCAACACCTCTCTCGAGTCCATTCTCGAAAACATATCAAACAAAAGAATG GAATCGAATAAGACGCAAACGTCGATAAACAACTGTAAGAATGAGATCAAGCAGTTTTTGCGGGAGAGTATAAACTACAATAATGTGCTGAACGATTGTCTGAATAGTATGAACGAGGCTGAAAAGCAACTCAAG aaaTGCGAGAGTGATTTGAGAGAGTCTGGAATAGACTACTCAGGGGAATTACCACCCAAGAAATCACAAGAGTACCTTAGGATTATGAATACCAGCCGGGAGATTCTATCCTCAATTGTTAACTCCTCAACCGGTATAGAAAACTATCTCGAG ACTTTGAGGGTAAAGTATTCTGAGGCGGAGGAGTCTTTGAATGACAAGATGTCAAAGTTGTTGGAAACTCAAAATAACTACTCAAGGCACAAGACAAACTATGCCAGCAGGTTAAAGTTGTTTGACGAGTACAGACTAAGAATGGAGCGattg GCTAAAGCTGTGTTTAAAAGTACACTTGACTCTGTCTGCGGATACGACGGGAATTTAATCTTCAATGACCTCAACAG GACTCTGGATGTTCATATACATAATAAGCAGCAATCTTATGAGAAAGCACACGTAGCTAGAGATTTGAAG ACCTTAAGTGGCGGTGAACAGTCATCAATTCAACTCTCAATGATACACAGCCTCGCATCG CTCTCCTACTCACCACTGCACATGTTCGACGAAATTGATGTCTACATGGATGAAAGCACCAGGATTAAAAA TGTGAATGCGATTGTGGCCTTTGCAAATGATAACAGAGATCGCCAATTCTTCCTCCTAACACCGCATATGGAATTTGCAAGACACGTCTCag AGTCACATCCGCACATTACAAAACTATTCAATGTCTCTAAAACTTAa
- the TYW1 gene encoding S-adenosyl-L-methionine-dependent tRNA 4-demethylwyosine synthase — protein sequence MIPGRERITIIFSDENGCDSQKLASEIALEYLNVKRTPKCISLNSLLNFGNRTTEDSADFSASDGSFSEFANVLNGNSHSDEGNVIIFIFESHSSGITKLENALNDWLSDFRVDKSIFLNLNFIFVIQHSHPPDTQQSVDNEHNERVGNEDVDGLRELLSNLGSRMLFRRNFYLKSGDVGQILSLIDLISEATSHTAYPNNHTDPHTNLHTPHISHSTNISHSTDNSDSTEGTDETEGTEDIEVDIESLGKLGGMTTVTQRNQLIKQGYKLIGDHSAVKLCRWTKSRVRGHGGCYKHTFYGISSSQCMEMTPSLACANKCVFCWRHHTNPVGTRWKWDQDDPKFIVSESITAHLKLIKELRGIFDTKQKRFNEALRIRHCALSLVGEPIMYPQINQLINELHNHQISSFLVTNAQFPEEMEALVPVTQLYVSIDASDRASLRNIDRPLFRDFWDRFLRCIELLKYRRERTVFRLTLVRNFNMTEQKNEIEGYSNLIRLGEPDFVEVKAVTFCGNVEGNAITMKNVPWHDEVIEYCKALVSTDEHVKKNYSLVCEHRHTCCALIAKNDYCVNGKWLTWINYDKFNELVTSGVEFSGLDYSCETPDWALFGSPEQGFDPEDTRIYTKGRHKLNSV from the exons ATGATTCCTGGGAGGGAGCGGATTACGATAATTTTTTCGGACGAGAACGGGTGTGATAGTCAAAAATTGGCCTCGGAAATAGCCCTGGAGTATTTAAACGTTAAACGCACTCCCAAATGCATATCTTTAAACTCGTTACTGAATTTTGGTAACCGAACGACTGAGGATTCCGCTGATTTTTCAGCTTCCGACGGTTCCTTTTCAGAGTTTGCCAATGTCTTAAACGGAAATTCTCACTCTGACGAGGGGaatgtaattattttcatttttgaaAGTCATAGTTCGGGAATAActaaacttgaaaatgCACTCAACGACTGGCTGTCCGATTTCAGAGTCGACAAATCCATTTTCCTCAACCTCAACTTCATCTTCGTTATTCAACATTCTCATCCCCCTGACACTCAACAAAGTGTAGATAATGAACATAATGAAAGAGTTGGGAACGAGGATGTTGATGGACTGAGGGAATTGTTGTCGAATTTGGGCTCGAGAATGCTTTTTCGGAGGAATTTTTACCTCAAAAGCGGCGACGTTGGACAGATTCTATCACTAATCGATCTCATTTCTGAGGCCACCTCACACACCGCATATCCCAATAACCACACAGATCCACACACTAATCTTCATACCCCTCATATCTCTCATAGTACAAATATCTCTCATAGTACAGATAACTCAGATAGTACAGAAGGTACAGATGAGACAGAGGGTACAGAGGATATAGAAGTTGACATAGAGAGCTTGGGTAAATTGGGTGGTATGACGACAGTAACCCAGCGTAATCAGTTAATAAAGCAAGGATACAAACTCATCGGTGACCACAGCGCCGTAAAGCTCTGTAGGTGGACCAAGTCAAGG gTAAGAGGGCATGGGGGTTGTTATAAGCACACGTTCTATGGGATAAGTTCGAGCCAGTGTATGGAGATGACACCGAGTCTAGCATGCGCTAACAAGTGTGTGTTCTGCTGGAGACATCACACGAATCCGGTGGGAACCAGGTGGAAGTGGGACCAGGACGACCCCAAGTTCATAGTCTCCGAATCCATCACAGCACACCTAAAACTGATAAAAGAGTTAAGAGGAATCTTTGACACTAAGCAGAAAAGGTTTAATGAAGCACTTAGAATAAGACATTGCGCTCTTTCTCTAGTTGGAGAACCCATCATGTACCCACAAATCAATCAACTCATCAACGAACTACACAATCACCAAATCTCCTCTTTTCTC GTGACAAACGCGCAATTCCCTGAGGAGATGGAGGCGTTGGTTCCGGTTACGCAATTGTACGTTTCAATTGACGCGTCCGATAGGGCAAGCCTTAGGAATATAG ACCGGCCGCTGTTTAGAGACTTTTGGGACCGGTTTCTAAGGTGTATTGAGTTGCTGAAATATCGCAGAGAACGCACAGTTTTCAGACTCACACTCGTCAGGAACTTCAATATGACC gAGCAAAAGAATGAGATTGAGGGATACTCCAATTTGATAAGGCTGGGTGAGCCTGATTTTGTGGAGGTAAAGGCTGTGACATTTTGCGGAAATGTGGAGGGAAACGCCATAACAATGAAAAACGTGCCCTGGCATGACGAG GTTATTGAGTACTGCAAGGCACTGGTCAGCACCGACGAACATGTGAAGAAGAACTACAGCCTAGTCTGCGAACACAGACATACCTGCTGCGCACTAATCGCTAAAAATGA ttattgTGTGAATGGAAAGTGGCTGACGTGGAttaattatgataaatttaatgaactG GTCACGAGTGGAGTTGAATTTTCAGGGTTGGATTACTCTTGTGAGACTCCTGACTGGGCACTTTTCGGATCACCTGAACAAGGATTTGACCCTGAAGATACTAG GATATACACCAAAGGGAGacataaattaaactcAGTTTGA